One region of Diabrotica undecimpunctata isolate CICGRU chromosome 6, icDiaUnde3, whole genome shotgun sequence genomic DNA includes:
- the LOC140443695 gene encoding methylenetetrahydrofolate reductase (NADPH) — protein MRETLINSLQKISISIKPAFKKVSSENFINNVLTSDLRVSIEICPNRGLNEDLLCSIPFSFCSVTWRTPSNQQLENVEQIPALILAKQLNSNGYNVLLHLAGRNLKRDQVVRILEEVKSAGIKNLFALQGDPSEIKEKDDKKCDFPYASDLVKFIRELHGNFFCVGVAGYPEKHPQCENIEKDLQYLKFKVTRGADFIITQASYDYQKFSTFSQQCHLMGIHVPIIPGVFIISSQRTLTAMSKFCGVPIPKNILDAVEAIKDDDNDVTNFGVQQATELIDKIFENQHLFAGVHMFSLNNLELVKSVLQKTRINSEHLLPLNA, from the exons ATGCGAGAAACTCTGATAAACAGTTTACAAAAAATATCGATATCAATAAAACCAGCATTTAAGAAAGTTTCTAGTGAGAACTTCATAAATAATGTTTTAACAAGTGATTTGCGAGTTTCCATAGAAATATGCCCCAACAGAGGCCTAAACGAGGATCTTTTGTGTTCGATCCCTTTTAGTTTTTGTTCTGTGACGTGGCGTACACCTTCCAATCAACAATTGGAGAATGTAGAACAGATACCTGCTCTAATATTAGCCAAGCAGTTGAATTCGAATGGATACAACGTGTTGCTGCATCTAGCGGGAAGGAATTTGAAGCGTGATCAAGTTGTTAGAATTTTAGAGGAGGTAAAAAGTGCAGGAATTAAGAATTTATTTGCGCTTCAAGGAg atCCGTccgaaattaaagaaaaagacgataaaaaatgtgattttccaTATGCGTCTGATTTAGTCAAATTTATACGAGAACTTCACGGAAATTTTTTTTGTGTTGGAGTAGCCGGTTATCCCGAAAAACACCCACAATGTGAAAATATTGAGAAAGACCTCCAATACTTAAAGTTTAAG GTAACACGCGGTGCGGATTTTATCATAACCCAAGCATCTTATGATTATCAAAAGTTTTCAACTTTTTCTCAACAGTGCCACTTGATGGGCATACATGTTCCGATTATTCCGGGCGTATTTATTATAAGTTCCCAGAGGACCCTCACTGCCATGTCAAAATTTTGTGGAGTTCCAATTCCAAAAAATATTCTTGATGCTGTTGAGGCTATAAAAGACGATGATAACGATGTAACAAACTTCGGTGTCCAGCAAGCTACTGaattaatagacaaaattttCGAGAATCAGCATCTATTTGCAGGAGTTCAtatgttttctttaaataatttagaattaGTAAAAAGTGTATTACAGAAAACAAGAATAAATTCAGAGCATTTGCTTCCATTAAATGCATAA